The genomic region TCATTATAAAGATACCTCCGTATGTCTAGCCACATGGCAACAAATACTTACTGCTACTGGCATTCCTGCAATATGAGTTGGAAATGTTTCAATATGCAGTGCTAACGCTGTTGTCTTACCACCATAACCTGCTGGTCCAATTCCCATTCCATTAATAGCTTCTAACCATTGTTTTTCTAACAATGCATAACGTTCATCAGGGTGATTGGATCCAATGGTACGAATCATTGCCTTTTTAGCTAATTGAGTTACTTTATCAAAAGTACCTCCAATCCCAACACCAATCACCATCGGTGGACAAGCATTCGGCCCAGCACTTTTCACAACATCATAAACAAAAGCCTGGATTCCTTCAATCCCATCACTTGGTTTACACATCTTAACCTGTGACATATTTTCAGAACCAAAACCTTTGGGAACAACTTGAATATCAAATCTTTCCCCTTCCACCAACGTATAATGAATAACAGCAGGTGTATTATCAAATGTATTCTTTCGATCAAAAACAGGATCACTTACAATTGACTTACGTAAATATCCCTCTTCATATCCTTCTCGAACTCCTTGTTGGATTGCTTGTTCCAAACTTCCACCAACAATATGAACTTCTTGTCCGATTGTTATATAGATAGTAACCATCCCAGTATCTTGGCAGATAGGCATCCTTTTTTCTTTTGCAAGCGTTGCATTATCTATTAATACTTGCAGTGTATCTTTGGCTAATGAATAATCTTCAGCTTGATGAAAAGCTGTGATTCTTTGTTGTAAATCACTAGGCAAATGACAGTTTGCTTGAATACACATATCTTTGATAGTTGTTGTAATCAATTGACAATTTATTTCTCTCATAGTTACTCCTTATGTCGTATAGTTATCATCATCCAAGCGATCTTTGATGCTTGGATAGTATAATGCATAATAACGTAATGATAGTAATTCCATAGCCATTAATAAAGTATGTTTTCCCATCTTACGATTTTTTCTTGATCCTATTAATAATGTATAATCCACTGGTATTCCTAAATCAACATTCTCATTACTTGTAATTAAAATGATTTTAGCATTTGATTTCTTTAAATGTTGTAAAATTTTACTAGAAGCATTTGTATAATAACCATTTACTGTAATCACCACAGCAATACTATCTTCTGTTAAATTCTTTGCACATTCCAATTGACGTTCTGGTTCCATATGCGCCAATGTAAACTTCTCTAACATCAATAAATCTGTTTGTAAGTGTAAAGCTGCAGAATGTGAAAATTGAGTTCCAAAAAAAGCAATATTTTCATGATCATGAATTGCTTCTAAAATGCGATCAGCCACATTCCAATCAAAATAACGAGACATATCTTGCATGCACTCCGCTACTTTTTTAGCATATTGATTGGTTGTTTCTAACGGATTTTCTTTCATTAGATCAAAAGGCATATCAATTAAATTATTGAACTTTTTCGATTGTGAAGAAAAAGTATAACATTCTTGCTTTAAATGAGCAAAATTTTCATATCCTAAAGAACGACAAAAACGTGAAATAGTAGCAGCAGAAACATAACATTCTTGTGCTAACTGACTAATCCCCATGGTAGATACTTTTTGAAAATTATGAGCCATATACCATGCAATTGCATAATTTGTATCCAATTCACTAGTAGTATCTAAAAATATAATTAAACGATAAAATAAACTTTTCATTTTTGTCCCTCCCTCGTAAGATTATACACTAATTTATAATTATTGAAAACTATGAATAATCACATATTTTACATCAATTAAGACAAAGTACTGCGTTATTTTTTAACTATACTATAGCTGTAGTTTAAAAACTACTCTTATCTCTATAAACCAATTGTAACCTTCCTAAATCTTCATCTCTCTCCTACGATTTAAGATTGGTTACAAACAGCACTCACAAGAGTGCTGTTTTTC from Tannockella kyphosi harbors:
- a CDS encoding fumarate hydratase; the protein is MREINCQLITTTIKDMCIQANCHLPSDLQQRITAFHQAEDYSLAKDTLQVLIDNATLAKEKRMPICQDTGMVTIYITIGQEVHIVGGSLEQAIQQGVREGYEEGYLRKSIVSDPVFDRKNTFDNTPAVIHYTLVEGERFDIQVVPKGFGSENMSQVKMCKPSDGIEGIQAFVYDVVKSAGPNACPPMVIGVGIGGTFDKVTQLAKKAMIRTIGSNHPDERYALLEKQWLEAINGMGIGPAGYGGKTTALALHIETFPTHIAGMPVAVSICCHVARHTEVSL
- a CDS encoding MurR/RpiR family transcriptional regulator — encoded protein: MKSLFYRLIIFLDTTSELDTNYAIAWYMAHNFQKVSTMGISQLAQECYVSAATISRFCRSLGYENFAHLKQECYTFSSQSKKFNNLIDMPFDLMKENPLETTNQYAKKVAECMQDMSRYFDWNVADRILEAIHDHENIAFFGTQFSHSAALHLQTDLLMLEKFTLAHMEPERQLECAKNLTEDSIAVVITVNGYYTNASSKILQHLKKSNAKIILITSNENVDLGIPVDYTLLIGSRKNRKMGKHTLLMAMELLSLRYYALYYPSIKDRLDDDNYTT